In Paenibacillus sp. FSL R7-0345, a single window of DNA contains:
- a CDS encoding prepilin-type N-terminal cleavage/methylation domain-containing protein, with the protein MREKGFTLIEVLAAIVILSIVSLVLTSYFSNALSYSKSNQNKTIMVNLARNALFYMEKQDYQSLSLYFQGKKAEGGNLAIPGHSSINASGCVPVTSTAVSCSDYSSAVSDLQTLANVLNPTINGIAYHIDIEYQDVLHSQMSTSSDPVESATAKYLLPVRVRVKDSGKGGANVRQTVVEGYITDETIR; encoded by the coding sequence ATGAGAGAAAAGGGCTTCACCTTAATTGAAGTGCTGGCGGCAATAGTGATCCTGTCGATTGTGTCACTGGTGCTGACCTCCTACTTCAGTAATGCATTATCTTATTCTAAATCAAACCAGAACAAGACGATCATGGTAAACTTGGCGCGAAATGCGCTGTTTTATATGGAGAAGCAGGACTATCAGTCGTTAAGCCTCTATTTTCAAGGAAAGAAGGCTGAGGGAGGAAATCTTGCAATACCGGGACATTCAAGTATTAATGCTTCAGGCTGCGTACCCGTAACATCTACTGCAGTGAGTTGCAGCGACTATAGCAGTGCAGTGTCGGATCTGCAGACCTTGGCCAATGTGCTGAATCCTACAATCAACGGAATTGCTTATCACATAGACATTGAATATCAAGATGTTCTACATTCGCAAATGAGTACCTCCAGTGATCCGGTTGAGTCAGCTACTGCAAAGTATCTGCTGCCTGTACGGGTTAGAGTTAAGGATTCCGGCAAAGGCGGAGCAAATGTCAGACAGACCGTTGTGGAGGGATACATTACCGATGAAACGATTCGCTGA
- a CDS encoding prepilin-type N-terminal cleavage/methylation domain-containing protein, whose translation MKRFADRLRREEGLTLIELIAALSLFSLVAGLIYGVMMFGIQSYERVTMENTLRDESDLLMSAIITEIYTFAPTTIYSSTSSNNGVMDTAIYLQRDNVSGGTEKVKIGISDGELLIKEVPAGTPDNAVTPATSGEDVRTSITSELVPPSSVTLQCSANSLQPCESGLININLSLEVKHGDNSRRLDLESKFGF comes from the coding sequence ATGAAACGATTCGCTGACCGCCTGCGCAGGGAAGAGGGATTAACACTTATAGAGCTAATCGCCGCCCTGTCTTTATTTTCGCTGGTAGCCGGACTGATCTATGGTGTGATGATGTTCGGTATTCAGAGCTACGAGAGAGTGACAATGGAAAATACACTGCGGGATGAAAGTGACCTGCTGATGTCGGCAATCATTACGGAAATTTATACGTTTGCTCCTACCACAATCTATTCCAGTACAAGCTCCAATAACGGTGTGATGGATACGGCAATCTATCTGCAGAGGGATAACGTAAGCGGAGGGACAGAGAAGGTGAAGATCGGAATTTCGGATGGCGAGCTTTTGATAAAAGAAGTTCCTGCCGGTACCCCGGATAATGCTGTAACCCCTGCTACAAGCGGAGAGGATGTCCGTACCTCTATTACGTCTGAGCTAGTCCCCCCATCAAGTGTTACTTTACAGTGCAGTGCCAATTCCCTACAGCCCTGTGAGAGCGGGTTGATTAACATTAATCTTTCTCTGGAGGTAAAGCATGGGGATAATAGCCGCAGACTCGATTTGGAGAGCAAATTTGGATTTTAG
- a CDS encoding DUF5057 domain-containing protein, producing the protein MKRMKKKRLFFVSGLALLMLLILPVWSLLSKIDADQTVYPIRILEVTQDGISQLTSLTSGIPDLTVVTMSMKKFVALRDDLDGQYDALYIGKGTYSPATLGNIKDKSVDERAKAMDTSSIQNDITNLRAGDITNLFINKGLYVIFNDQIFIDKAAQPASSRGILYDTFNSLRTSNSKTNVFFWNDAKLTEFFTDLNSSDSRYLAGLKQRPQLQITNSNEISNYNPAATNGKVYKPGDKLSFNFNISNAANLANNPLTVKLYINLDKSIAMGEQQVVASAKVNRSNGTLEYTLPRTFSGLLYWKLEISDPASTQQLKDFEQGSIRYRGEKTIVKVLQITPGSDQSNLTNAVNMQSAYLNQEDYELKITTMTMDKFNAYTKDTFAATGQYGLNGVYDMLLFGFRDEYYKYATLTAHSITAVKDFIQVSKQSAMFTHDTVINIYGSNTWVSNFKDITGQKDPVVNFGHNALNMSTKVKPVNDGLLMQYPFYLSKQDATGAQVNIAEPKVAPTHNQYFTLDLEDREVIPWYNILSESDNSLGGTSNNTYKRTPDDSWNHYYTYSKGNVTYSGTGHLFGSGLSSKLAVFPDWEQKLFVNTMYRAFMGANHAPQITVYTPVPESVIPSYQDKLTVSYSVADLDFKDRKLNTGIKFMVNDKELTDMTVTDQQIFSEEVVTKTFRNPLPEGGNVQIVITAKDAQGAMVSTTIPVTIRKADASMSISRNQSATTIEKGKPVTIDYSISPNAIKYNLVQTDYQGMQSLVISSLKYVEHFPANLEFTGTLPDYLVKTGSLQEGYTITGTFPDINYNLTTDTNGEKYYKPVNPTDSSVPLVYKFTLTAVPQEKKSYIMDNSKITFNEIHAPAPPAATATPIVTAAPTPTPTPTPAPTPTPVVFPGSSEPITSLGIAKDYSIYMLEDIDYSPTSFQNKGRTAAGGSITAQGLTLGGGLPANQTGAVLIAGKNIDWGNWGGSINGKAYYGGTVKAPDYLLKNTEQNSSFPFAKVNESLIKLSDYLATLPGTKVDAVIANDRNDFTVKGSDPKLNVFYVTLKDNSKHISAVKVDAPADSTVIINVVGTSAKFGNGSITLVNVKSNNVLFNFYQATSVLSESYAIKESILAPNASIQLTGTYEGTIIGKKLSPVGSSGVDITYAYPFTGSWPAMPSTEATTAPTATAAATAAPTIAPTVAPTIAPTGTALPLIPVTMNFSRIDLEAIVKVSSINLSGGTILVNNTLKLLPEVLPADANNKDVDWRIVEGSSIIRIDSTGLVTGLTAGTAKVVAVARDGSNVISNTATIIVENPLPVRSVTISATDGQVSQPISLTATYNSTQTETDIKYSWEVKDSNGKVLQNLISGANQNPATFTATQAGSYTVTVTVTSSNNPLPGTPASRVINITNPLTDFTINGKDSVMVGESISLTLSDFKPNNADNYQITWDLPGNGENYAQLTRAEGDTDKTKYTLKGIAATDSLTVTFIAGTVTKTKVIKILQLNSMAFAQDKYELTVGNPPLDLNQELWFMPRDISIADVRDKLTWEITYPGIASFGDPVTINNQGIIFAKQKGSTLVTVTYDSNPNDPNNPVIKASTLIKVKPLTNDDRY; encoded by the coding sequence ATGAAGCGTATGAAGAAGAAAAGGTTGTTTTTTGTTTCAGGCTTGGCCCTGCTGATGCTGCTTATACTTCCTGTATGGAGTCTGCTATCCAAGATTGACGCAGATCAGACTGTTTATCCGATCCGGATCCTCGAAGTAACACAAGACGGAATTAGCCAGCTCACCTCCCTTACATCCGGTATTCCTGATCTCACGGTTGTTACCATGAGCATGAAGAAATTTGTTGCTCTCCGCGATGATTTGGACGGACAGTATGATGCTTTATATATTGGCAAGGGCACTTACAGCCCTGCTACTCTTGGAAATATCAAGGATAAGTCTGTAGATGAACGGGCTAAAGCCATGGATACCAGCTCCATTCAGAATGACATCACTAATCTTAGAGCGGGTGACATTACTAATCTCTTTATTAATAAGGGGTTATATGTTATTTTCAATGACCAGATTTTCATCGACAAGGCAGCTCAGCCGGCAAGCTCAAGAGGTATTCTTTACGATACATTTAACTCTCTTCGCACCAGTAACTCCAAAACCAATGTATTCTTCTGGAACGACGCCAAGCTTACCGAATTTTTTACAGATCTGAATAGCAGCGATTCCAGATATCTCGCCGGGCTTAAACAACGTCCGCAGCTGCAGATTACCAACAGCAATGAGATCAGTAACTATAACCCTGCCGCCACAAACGGGAAGGTCTACAAGCCTGGAGACAAGCTATCATTTAACTTTAATATTAGCAATGCTGCTAATCTGGCGAATAATCCGCTGACGGTTAAACTTTATATTAATCTTGATAAATCAATCGCTATGGGAGAGCAGCAGGTAGTAGCTTCCGCTAAAGTAAACCGCAGTAACGGAACACTGGAATACACGCTTCCCCGGACCTTCTCCGGCCTTTTGTATTGGAAGCTGGAAATCAGTGATCCTGCCAGTACGCAGCAGTTAAAGGATTTCGAACAGGGGAGTATCCGTTACCGCGGGGAGAAAACCATTGTTAAGGTGCTTCAGATTACACCCGGCTCAGATCAAAGCAATCTGACAAATGCAGTCAATATGCAGAGCGCTTATCTGAACCAAGAAGATTACGAGCTAAAAATCACTACCATGACAATGGATAAATTCAATGCATATACCAAGGATACTTTTGCAGCTACAGGCCAGTATGGCCTTAACGGTGTCTACGATATGCTGCTGTTCGGATTCCGTGATGAATATTACAAGTATGCGACCCTGACTGCCCACTCTATAACTGCCGTCAAGGATTTCATTCAGGTCTCCAAACAGAGCGCCATGTTCACTCATGATACGGTGATCAATATATACGGGAGCAATACCTGGGTCAGCAATTTCAAGGATATTACCGGGCAAAAGGACCCCGTTGTAAATTTTGGCCATAATGCATTGAATATGTCAACAAAGGTCAAACCGGTAAATGACGGCCTGCTGATGCAGTATCCTTTTTACCTCAGTAAACAGGATGCCACCGGTGCCCAGGTCAACATTGCAGAACCAAAAGTAGCTCCTACACATAATCAGTATTTCACACTTGACCTGGAGGACCGTGAAGTCATTCCTTGGTACAATATTTTAAGTGAATCGGACAACTCATTAGGCGGCACCTCTAACAACACTTATAAGCGCACGCCTGACGACAGCTGGAACCATTATTACACCTACTCCAAAGGAAATGTGACTTACTCGGGTACCGGCCATCTTTTCGGCTCGGGGCTTTCCAGTAAGCTCGCTGTCTTCCCTGATTGGGAGCAGAAATTGTTTGTCAACACGATGTATAGAGCATTTATGGGTGCCAACCATGCTCCGCAGATCACTGTATACACTCCGGTGCCTGAGTCGGTTATTCCGTCCTACCAGGACAAATTGACTGTCAGCTATTCCGTGGCCGATCTGGATTTTAAAGACCGCAAACTGAATACTGGCATCAAGTTTATGGTAAACGATAAGGAATTAACCGATATGACCGTTACCGATCAGCAGATTTTCTCAGAAGAAGTCGTGACCAAGACCTTCAGAAATCCGCTGCCGGAAGGCGGAAACGTACAGATTGTAATTACGGCAAAAGATGCGCAGGGCGCAATGGTATCAACGACGATCCCTGTTACAATCCGCAAAGCGGATGCTTCAATGTCCATTAGCCGCAACCAGTCGGCAACAACAATTGAAAAAGGAAAGCCGGTTACGATTGACTACAGCATTTCGCCAAATGCCATCAAGTATAACCTGGTTCAGACAGACTATCAGGGCATGCAGTCGCTGGTCATTTCCAGCTTGAAGTATGTTGAGCATTTCCCGGCCAATCTGGAATTTACCGGTACCCTGCCAGATTATCTTGTTAAAACTGGATCTTTACAGGAAGGATACACGATAACAGGCACTTTCCCGGATATTAACTATAATTTAACTACCGACACCAATGGAGAGAAGTACTATAAGCCGGTTAACCCTACAGATTCTTCGGTTCCATTGGTTTACAAATTCACATTAACTGCAGTACCGCAGGAAAAGAAATCATATATTATGGATAATTCTAAAATAACCTTTAATGAAATCCATGCGCCTGCTCCACCGGCGGCTACAGCTACACCGATAGTTACAGCTGCGCCAACACCGACACCAACGCCAACACCGGCTCCTACACCGACGCCGGTTGTATTCCCCGGATCATCTGAGCCGATTACATCGCTCGGAATAGCCAAGGACTACTCCATTTATATGCTGGAAGATATCGACTACTCGCCGACCTCTTTTCAGAATAAAGGGCGGACAGCGGCCGGGGGGTCTATAACAGCTCAGGGGTTAACCTTAGGCGGTGGGCTGCCAGCCAATCAGACTGGAGCCGTACTAATAGCCGGTAAGAATATAGATTGGGGCAATTGGGGAGGATCAATAAACGGCAAGGCTTATTATGGCGGCACTGTTAAGGCTCCTGACTATCTTCTTAAAAATACCGAACAGAACAGCTCATTCCCTTTTGCAAAAGTTAATGAAAGCTTAATCAAGCTCTCAGACTATCTGGCGACGCTGCCGGGAACTAAAGTAGATGCTGTTATTGCTAATGACCGAAATGATTTCACAGTTAAAGGATCTGATCCAAAGCTTAATGTATTCTATGTCACCCTTAAGGATAATTCCAAGCACATCAGTGCTGTAAAAGTTGATGCTCCTGCAGATTCAACTGTAATTATCAACGTTGTTGGCACTTCAGCCAAGTTCGGGAATGGTTCTATTACACTGGTAAATGTTAAGTCTAACAATGTTTTATTCAACTTTTACCAGGCAACATCCGTACTTTCAGAAAGCTATGCGATTAAGGAATCCATTCTGGCACCTAATGCGAGCATTCAATTAACCGGCACTTATGAAGGGACTATTATCGGCAAAAAGTTGTCACCAGTAGGGAGCAGCGGAGTAGATATCACTTATGCGTACCCGTTCACCGGCTCCTGGCCGGCAATGCCATCAACAGAGGCTACAACAGCTCCTACGGCTACGGCGGCAGCAACAGCTGCTCCTACGATAGCACCGACAGTTGCCCCAACTATTGCTCCTACGGGGACAGCTTTACCGCTTATACCGGTAACGATGAACTTTTCCAGAATTGATCTGGAGGCCATTGTGAAGGTCAGTTCCATCAATTTGTCCGGCGGTACAATCCTAGTTAACAACACGCTAAAACTGCTGCCTGAAGTTTTACCTGCTGATGCTAATAACAAAGATGTGGACTGGAGAATTGTAGAAGGCAGCAGCATTATCCGAATTGACAGCACCGGGCTGGTTACCGGACTTACAGCCGGAACCGCAAAAGTCGTGGCGGTTGCCAGAGACGGTAGTAATGTTATCAGCAATACTGCCACCATTATTGTTGAGAATCCGCTTCCCGTACGGAGTGTGACGATCTCAGCAACTGATGGACAGGTTAGTCAGCCAATTAGTTTAACTGCAACATACAATAGCACCCAGACTGAAACTGATATTAAGTATTCCTGGGAAGTTAAAGATTCTAACGGAAAGGTATTGCAGAACCTGATCAGCGGTGCTAATCAGAATCCGGCAACCTTTACAGCAACTCAAGCAGGAAGCTATACCGTTACCGTAACAGTCACCAGCAGTAATAATCCTTTGCCAGGAACTCCGGCTAGTCGGGTAATTAACATTACGAATCCTTTGACAGACTTTACAATCAACGGCAAGGATAGTGTAATGGTTGGCGAATCTATCAGTCTGACGCTCAGCGATTTCAAGCCCAATAATGCGGACAACTATCAGATAACTTGGGATCTGCCTGGTAACGGTGAAAACTATGCGCAATTAACCAGGGCAGAAGGCGACACCGATAAAACTAAATATACGCTCAAGGGTATCGCAGCAACAGATTCGCTCACTGTAACTTTCATAGCCGGCACAGTGACTAAAACCAAAGTAATCAAGATCCTGCAGCTTAATTCCATGGCCTTTGCCCAAGATAAGTATGAGCTTACCGTTGGTAATCCTCCGCTGGATCTTAACCAAGAACTCTGGTTTATGCCGCGTGACATTTCAATTGCTGATGTAAGGGATAAACTGACATGGGAAATCACTTATCCCGGAATAGCTTCGTTTGGAGATCCAGTTACAATAAACAATCAGGGAATTATCTTTGCCAAGCAAAAGGGAAGCACGCTGGTAACAGTAACCTATGACAGCAATCCTAATGACCCTAATAATCCGGTAATCAAGGCGAGCACACTTATCAAAGTAAAACCGCTCACTAACGATGACCGCTACTGA